GGACGGCCTCCAGCTCGTGCTGGCGGGCGTCGGGGATCGGCAGGACCACGAGCTCGACGCCTCCCTGCACGGGGAAGGCGACGAGAGAGCGAATCGTCCGCCTCGCGCGCTGGGTGCCGGTGGGCGCCGGGAGTCCGAACGTGCGACCGATGGCGATCCACGAGCGCCGCGCCGAGTGGCCCTCCACGCCGGGAGGCTCGCCGCGCAGCTCGGGGGTCGGATAGCTCGCGTGGAAGAGGGACGGCAGGAGGCGCAGCATGCGCCTGCCGCGCAGGGGCATGCCGGCGAGGATCCGCCGCATCCGCCAACGGAGGAGCGCCCGGACCGGGCGCGGGTCTGCAGCGCGCGATCCCTCATGAACGGCCGCCCTCACCTCAGCTTGTCGAGGAGGGAGAGGCGGAAGCTCTGTGCGGCGACGGTGAGGGCCGCGTCGAGCGCGTGCTGGGCGAGGGCGAGGCGGCTCGCGGCGTCGATGGGATCGGCGTCGGCCATGCGGCCCACGTCGATCGTCGCGGCGCTCTCGCCCGCCTTCGCGGCGTCGACCGAGGACGCGAGCACGTTCATCAGGCCGCCGGCGCTGGCGCGTCCCGACGCGACCTGCGCGATCGCCTTCGGATAGTCGTCGAGGCCGGCGCGGATCGCCGGGACGTCGTCGGCCGCCAGGGCCGCGGCGAGGTCGCGGAGCACGGCGAAGACGTCGATGCCTCCGGCGGTGCCGTTCACCACCTGATCGGCGCGGATCGAGGTGTCGAGGAAGATGCCGGGGGCGACCTCGAGGGAGCGGACGCCCGTGTCTCCGACGAAGTTGCCGTCGACGTCCCAGGCCGGCGACGCGCTCTGATCGCCCGCGAAGACGTAGCGGTTGCCGACCTTCACGTTCAACGCGGCGGCGGCGCCGCGGATCATCGCCTCGACCTCGAGGCCCGCGGCCCTGCGGCCCTCGGCGGAGGCGGAGTCGTTGGACGCCTGGATGGCGATCTGCTGGGCGC
The Vulgatibacter incomptus DNA segment above includes these coding regions:
- a CDS encoding flagellin translates to MIFERGLTTTGRAAEQVERAARESASGARIFHPSDDAVASGGVVMGKAQAERFASIARNGERALDELGQADAALGELGTILVRAQQIAIQASNDSASAEGRRAAGLEVEAMIRGAAAALNVKVGNRYVFAGDQSASPAWDVDGNFVGDTGVRSLEVAPGIFLDTSIRADQVVNGTAGGIDVFAVLRDLAAALAADDVPAIRAGLDDYPKAIAQVASGRASAGGLMNVLASSVDAAKAGESAATIDVGRMADADPIDAASRLALAQHALDAALTVAAQSFRLSLLDKLR